In one Aquabacterium sp. OR-4 genomic region, the following are encoded:
- a CDS encoding zinc-dependent peptidase gives MKAWLERWRAHREQRALNRRAVPDAVWDLTLARLPFLARRPAADLAELRRLTSLFLDAKEFTGIAGLAISDDMAVCIAAQACLPVLRFGLAPYDSFVGIVVHADEVVAPRSHVDEDGIVHEYHEVLTGEAMQGGPVMLSWRDVAESGESADWGYNVVIHEFAHVLDMGDGEADGVPPLGSSAEREAWITVIDAAYEQFCAQVETGQDTLLDPYGATGVDEFFAVASESFFVTPNDMRAEHPDLYGLLARYFRQDPAAFGGV, from the coding sequence ATGAAGGCCTGGCTGGAGCGCTGGCGCGCGCACCGTGAGCAGCGTGCCCTGAACCGCCGCGCCGTGCCCGATGCGGTGTGGGACCTGACGCTGGCCCGCCTGCCCTTCCTGGCCCGCCGCCCGGCCGCCGACCTGGCCGAACTGCGACGGCTCACCAGCCTGTTTCTCGATGCCAAGGAGTTCACCGGCATCGCCGGTCTGGCCATCAGCGACGACATGGCCGTGTGCATTGCCGCCCAGGCCTGCCTGCCGGTGCTGCGCTTCGGCCTGGCGCCCTACGACAGTTTTGTGGGCATCGTGGTGCATGCCGACGAGGTGGTGGCGCCGCGCAGCCATGTCGACGAGGACGGCATCGTGCACGAGTACCACGAGGTGCTCACCGGCGAGGCCATGCAGGGCGGCCCGGTGATGCTGAGCTGGCGCGATGTGGCCGAATCGGGCGAGTCGGCCGACTGGGGCTACAACGTGGTGATCCACGAGTTCGCCCATGTGCTCGACATGGGCGATGGCGAGGCCGACGGCGTGCCGCCGCTTGGCAGCAGCGCCGAACGCGAGGCCTGGATCACCGTGATCGACGCCGCCTACGAGCAGTTCTGCGCGCAGGTGGAGACCGGGCAGGACACCCTGCTCGACCCCTATGGCGCCACGGGTGTGGACGAGTTCTTCGCCGTGGCGTCCGAGAGCTTTTTCGTCACGCCCAATGACATGCGCGCCGAGCACCCCGACTTGTACGGGCTGCTGGCGCGCTACTTCCGGCAAGACCCCGCCGCCTTCGGCGGGGTTTGA
- a CDS encoding aspartate kinase — MALIVHKYGGTSMGSTERIRNVAKRVAKWARAGHQMVVVPSAMSGETNRLLGLAKDLQPGALDDAAMRELDAIAATGEQVSVGLLALALQAEGQPAVSYGGWQVPIKTNSVFTKARIESIDDARVRADLAAGKVVIITGFQGVDPEGHVTTLGRGGSDTSAVAVAAAMKADECLIYTDVDGVYTTDPRVVPEAQRLTTISFEEMLELASQGSKVLQIRSVEFAGKYRVPLRVLSSFTPWDIAIDEEAKSGTLITFEEDEKMEQAVVSGIAFNRDEAKITVVGVPDKPGIAYQILGAVAEANIDVDVIVQNVSHDGRTDFSFTVHRNDYARTMDLLKNTVQPATGALNLIGDAKICKVSIVGIGMKSHVGVASTMFKALSDDGINIQMITTSEIKTSVVIAEKYMELAVRALHRAFGLDAAETPAA, encoded by the coding sequence ATGGCATTGATCGTTCACAAGTACGGCGGCACATCGATGGGCTCCACCGAGCGCATCCGCAACGTCGCCAAGCGCGTGGCCAAATGGGCCCGTGCCGGCCACCAGATGGTGGTCGTTCCGTCCGCGATGAGCGGTGAAACCAACCGCCTGCTCGGCCTGGCCAAGGATTTGCAGCCCGGCGCGCTGGACGACGCCGCGATGCGCGAGCTGGATGCCATTGCGGCCACCGGCGAGCAGGTGTCGGTGGGCCTGCTGGCGCTGGCGCTGCAGGCCGAAGGCCAGCCGGCCGTGAGCTATGGCGGCTGGCAGGTGCCGATCAAGACCAATTCGGTGTTCACCAAGGCGCGCATCGAGTCGATCGACGACGCCCGCGTGCGCGCCGATCTGGCCGCCGGCAAGGTGGTCATCATCACCGGCTTCCAGGGCGTGGACCCCGAAGGCCATGTCACCACGCTGGGCCGTGGCGGCAGTGACACCTCGGCGGTGGCCGTGGCGGCGGCGATGAAGGCCGACGAATGCCTGATCTACACCGATGTGGACGGCGTCTACACCACCGATCCACGCGTGGTGCCCGAGGCCCAGCGCCTGACCACGATCAGCTTCGAGGAAATGCTCGAACTGGCCAGCCAGGGCAGCAAGGTGCTGCAGATCCGTTCGGTCGAGTTCGCCGGCAAGTACCGCGTGCCGCTGCGCGTGCTGTCGAGCTTCACGCCCTGGGACATCGCCATCGACGAAGAGGCGAAGTCGGGCACCCTGATCACTTTCGAGGAAGACGAGAAGATGGAACAAGCCGTCGTGTCGGGCATCGCGTTCAACCGTGACGAGGCCAAGATCACCGTGGTGGGCGTGCCCGACAAGCCGGGCATCGCGTACCAGATCCTCGGTGCCGTGGCCGAGGCCAACATCGATGTGGACGTGATCGTGCAGAACGTGTCGCACGACGGCCGCACCGACTTCAGCTTCACCGTGCATCGCAACGACTATGCACGCACGATGGATCTGCTGAAGAACACCGTGCAGCCGGCCACCGGCGCGTTGAACCTGATCGGCGATGCCAAGATCTGCAAGGTGTCGATCGTGGGCATCGGCATGAAGAGCCATGTGGGCGTGGCCAGCACCATGTTCAAGGCGCTGTCCGACGACGGCATCAACATCCAGATGATCACCACCAGCGAGATCAAGACCTCGGTGGTGATCGCCGAGAAGTACATGGAGCTGGCCGTGCGCGCGCTGCACCGTGCCTTCGGCCTGGACGCGGCCGAGACGCCGGCGGCCTGA
- the cysS gene encoding cysteine--tRNA ligase, which produces MSLRLYNTLSRRLEPFAPLQPGHASMYVCGMTIYDLCHMGHLRMMMAFDVVYRWLRASGLQVTYVRNITDIDDKIIRRALERGITIRALTDEMTAAMHQDFAAVGVLPPTHEPRATEYVPQMLSLIRTLEGKGLAYRAGNGDVNYAVRSFDGYGKLSGKSLDDLRAGERVAVDDGKHDPLDFVLWKAAKAEEPADAKFDGEGYGPGRPGWHIECSAMSCALLGERFDIHGGGMDLQFPHHENEIAQSEGAFGHQHVNAWMHNGFLNVDNEKMSKSLGNFFTIRDVLANYDGETLRFFMLRTHYRSPFNFSDGLLDEARTALRRLYTALDAVSLPAENIAIDWAQPQAAAFRAAMDEDFNTPQALAQLFELAGEVNRSRSPEAAALLRALGGVLGILQQAPKAYLQGGASPAAQDQGARIEAAIAARAAAKAARNFAEADRIRDALLAEGIVLKDSAQGTTWVRT; this is translated from the coding sequence ATGTCCCTGCGCCTGTACAACACCCTGAGCCGTCGGCTCGAGCCTTTCGCCCCCCTGCAGCCGGGCCATGCCAGCATGTACGTGTGCGGCATGACCATCTATGACCTGTGCCACATGGGTCATCTGCGCATGATGATGGCGTTTGATGTGGTCTACCGCTGGCTGCGCGCCAGCGGCCTGCAGGTGACCTATGTGCGCAACATCACCGACATCGACGACAAGATCATCCGGCGCGCGCTGGAGCGCGGCATCACCATCCGCGCGCTGACCGACGAGATGACCGCCGCGATGCACCAGGATTTCGCTGCGGTGGGCGTGCTGCCGCCCACACACGAGCCGCGGGCCACCGAGTACGTGCCGCAGATGCTGTCGCTGATCCGCACGCTGGAGGGCAAGGGCCTGGCCTACCGGGCCGGCAATGGCGATGTGAACTACGCCGTGCGCAGCTTCGACGGCTACGGCAAGCTCTCGGGCAAGAGCCTCGACGACCTGCGCGCCGGCGAGCGCGTGGCGGTCGACGATGGCAAGCACGATCCGCTGGATTTCGTGCTGTGGAAGGCCGCCAAGGCCGAGGAGCCGGCCGACGCCAAGTTCGACGGCGAAGGCTATGGCCCGGGCCGGCCGGGCTGGCACATCGAGTGCTCGGCGATGAGCTGCGCGCTGCTGGGCGAGCGCTTTGACATCCACGGCGGCGGCATGGATCTGCAGTTTCCGCACCACGAGAACGAGATCGCGCAAAGCGAGGGCGCGTTCGGCCACCAGCATGTCAACGCCTGGATGCACAACGGCTTCCTGAATGTCGACAACGAGAAGATGTCCAAGAGCCTGGGCAACTTCTTCACCATCCGCGATGTGCTGGCCAATTACGACGGCGAGACGCTGCGCTTTTTCATGCTGCGCACGCATTACCGCAGCCCGTTCAACTTCAGCGACGGCCTGCTGGACGAGGCGCGCACCGCGCTGCGCCGGCTTTACACCGCGCTCGATGCGGTGAGCCTGCCCGCCGAGAACATCGCCATCGACTGGGCCCAGCCGCAGGCCGCGGCCTTTCGTGCGGCGATGGACGAAGACTTCAACACGCCGCAGGCGCTGGCGCAGCTGTTCGAGCTGGCCGGTGAAGTCAACCGCAGCCGTTCGCCCGAGGCGGCGGCGCTGCTGCGGGCCCTGGGCGGCGTGCTGGGCATCTTGCAGCAGGCGCCCAAGGCCTACCTGCAGGGCGGGGCCTCGCCGGCGGCGCAAGATCAAGGCGCACGCATCGAGGCGGCCATCGCCGCGCGTGCGGCGGCCAAGGCGGCCCGAAACTTTGCCGAGGCCGACCGCATCCGCGATGCGCTGCTGGCCGAGGGCATCGTGCTCAAGGATTCGGCACAGGGCACCACCTGGGTGCGGACCTGA
- the tilS gene encoding tRNA lysidine(34) synthetase TilS, with protein MPATRRGSPPGVLAVAYSGGRDSLALLHCACRVASALGLQVVALHIHHGLLPQADAWLRQAQQRCRRWQALGWPLSLRWARLQGAPAPGQSIEAWARAGRHAALQRLAGEAGATLLLLAQHRRDQAETVLLQALRGGGPAGLAAMPPAALRHGLVWARPWLAQPRQAIEAYVQRHRLRPVDDPSNNDLNLARNRLRARVWPALSAAFPEAEAALALSARRAHEADAALAELAQMDLATCALASDAAAGTALQVAAWRSLSAARQANALRVWLGRQAGQGAAEALLQRLLLELPGAASSTSGRATRSTGRWPAGGGAELRLYRGLLHWHAMAAAAATAAVEPVALGDQVIDLSQPGHWPVPAWRGRFEVSQDAQGVPADELRHACLRARAGGEQFQRTAGGLPRSLKKQYQAAGVPADQRQGPLLWGAGALLYVPGLGMDARALARPALLRCRVQWRADPC; from the coding sequence GTGCCCGCAACCCGGCGCGGCAGCCCGCCTGGCGTGCTGGCCGTGGCCTACAGCGGCGGGCGCGACTCGTTGGCGTTGCTGCACTGTGCCTGCCGCGTGGCCTCGGCGCTGGGGCTGCAGGTGGTGGCACTGCACATCCACCATGGCTTGCTGCCGCAGGCCGATGCCTGGCTGCGCCAGGCGCAGCAGCGCTGCCGGCGCTGGCAGGCGCTGGGCTGGCCGCTGAGCCTGCGCTGGGCACGCCTGCAAGGTGCCCCGGCGCCGGGGCAGAGCATCGAGGCCTGGGCGCGTGCCGGCCGACATGCCGCGCTGCAGCGCCTGGCCGGCGAGGCCGGCGCCACTTTGCTGCTGCTGGCCCAGCATCGGCGCGACCAGGCCGAGACGGTGCTGTTGCAGGCCTTGCGCGGTGGTGGCCCGGCCGGGCTGGCGGCCATGCCGCCGGCGGCGCTGCGCCATGGCCTGGTGTGGGCCCGGCCCTGGCTGGCCCAGCCGCGCCAGGCCATCGAGGCCTATGTGCAGCGCCACCGGCTGCGGCCGGTGGACGATCCGTCCAACAACGACCTGAACCTGGCCCGCAATCGCCTGCGGGCCCGGGTCTGGCCGGCCTTGAGCGCGGCCTTTCCCGAGGCCGAGGCGGCGCTGGCCTTGTCGGCCCGCCGTGCGCACGAGGCCGATGCGGCGCTGGCCGAACTGGCGCAGATGGATCTGGCCACCTGCGCCCTGGCCAGCGACGCAGCCGCAGGCACTGCGCTGCAGGTGGCCGCCTGGCGCAGCTTGTCAGCCGCCCGGCAGGCCAATGCGCTGCGGGTCTGGCTGGGCCGGCAGGCCGGCCAGGGTGCGGCCGAAGCACTGCTGCAACGCCTGCTGCTTGAACTGCCCGGCGCGGCATCGTCCACATCCGGGCGTGCCACCCGATCCACTGGCCGTTGGCCGGCTGGTGGTGGGGCCGAGCTGCGGCTCTACCGCGGCCTGCTGCACTGGCATGCGATGGCCGCCGCGGCCGCCACGGCAGCCGTGGAGCCCGTGGCGCTCGGGGATCAGGTGATCGACCTGTCGCAGCCGGGGCACTGGCCGGTGCCGGCCTGGCGCGGCCGCTTCGAGGTGAGCCAAGATGCCCAGGGCGTGCCGGCCGACGAACTGCGCCATGCCTGTCTGCGCGCCCGCGCCGGGGGCGAGCAGTTCCAGCGCACCGCGGGTGGTTTGCCGCGCAGCCTGAAAAAGCAGTACCAGGCGGCCGGCGTGCCGGCCGACCAGCGGCAGGGGCCGCTGCTGTGGGGCGCCGGCGCGCTTTTGTATGTGCCGGGCCTGGGCATGGACGCCCGGGCGCTGGCCCGGCCGGCGCTGCTGCGCTGCCGCGTGCAGTGGCGCGCCGACCCGTGCTGA
- a CDS encoding peptidylprolyl isomerase, which yields MKRLTLTLSAALLLAAPAWAQKVRLSTSMGDIVLELDAAKAPKTVANFVQYTKAGHYSGTIFHRVIDGFMVQGGGMAPDMGEKSTRPPIPLEAGNGLSNLRGTVAMARTGVPDSATAQFFINVADNQRLDSYGGGYAVFGKVVEGMDVVDRIRAVPVGNKGGHQNVPSTPILIKQATILSEK from the coding sequence ATGAAACGACTCACCCTTACCCTGAGCGCCGCCCTGTTGCTGGCCGCACCTGCCTGGGCCCAGAAGGTCCGCCTGAGCACCTCGATGGGCGACATCGTGCTGGAGCTCGATGCCGCGAAGGCGCCCAAGACCGTGGCCAACTTCGTGCAGTACACCAAGGCCGGCCACTACAGCGGCACCATCTTCCACCGCGTGATCGACGGCTTCATGGTCCAGGGCGGCGGCATGGCGCCCGACATGGGCGAGAAGTCCACCCGCCCGCCCATCCCGCTGGAGGCCGGCAACGGCCTGTCCAACCTGCGCGGCACGGTGGCCATGGCACGCACCGGCGTGCCCGATTCGGCCACCGCGCAGTTCTTCATCAACGTGGCCGACAACCAGCGCCTGGACAGCTACGGCGGCGGCTACGCGGTGTTCGGCAAGGTCGTCGAAGGCATGGATGTCGTCGACCGCATCCGGGCCGTTCCGGTGGGCAACAAGGGCGGCCACCAGAACGTGCCCAGCACCCCCATCCTGATCAAGCAAGCCACCATCCTCTCGGAGAAATGA
- a CDS encoding peptidylprolyl isomerase: protein MTKTVEMTTSAGTVRIELDDVKAPATVANFLAYVNAGHYDGTIFHRVIKGFMIQGGGFEPGLKQKPTQEPIQNEANNGLKNDKYTLAMARTNAPHSASAQFFINATHNDFLNFKSESPQGWGYAVFGKVVGGIEVVDAIEKVATGRQGFHDDVPKEDVLILKAVEVTA from the coding sequence ATGACCAAGACCGTTGAAATGACCACCAGCGCAGGCACCGTGCGCATCGAACTCGACGACGTGAAGGCGCCGGCCACCGTGGCCAACTTCCTGGCCTACGTGAACGCCGGCCACTACGACGGCACCATCTTCCACCGCGTCATCAAGGGCTTCATGATCCAGGGCGGCGGCTTCGAGCCCGGCCTGAAGCAAAAGCCCACGCAGGAGCCGATCCAGAACGAGGCCAACAACGGCCTGAAGAACGACAAGTACACGCTGGCCATGGCGCGCACCAATGCGCCGCATTCGGCCAGCGCGCAGTTCTTCATCAACGCCACCCACAACGACTTCCTCAACTTCAAGAGCGAGTCGCCGCAGGGCTGGGGCTATGCCGTGTTCGGCAAGGTGGTGGGCGGCATCGAGGTGGTGGACGCCATCGAGAAGGTGGCCACCGGCCGCCAGGGCTTCCACGACGACGTGCCGAAGGAAGACGTGCTGATCCTCAAGGCCGTGGAAGTGACGGCCTGA
- a CDS encoding UDP-2,3-diacylglucosamine diphosphatase — MSGTTPVALPETWPVWAADPAWTAIDLLSDVHLHADMPRTFAAWRDHLLHTPAQAVLMLGDLFEVWVGDDARHSGFEAQCLAVLQQASARRVLAFLPGNRDFLVGDALLAEAGMQRLADPTVLQAWGQRWLLSHGDALCLADTEYQRFRTLVRGASWQAGFLGQPLAERQAQARAMRDASAARQASQTAADWGEVDHPAAAQWLAAADATALIHGHTHRPGRHALPGGGVRHVLGDWDFDHGPAPRARILRLTRDGLHTLDLGA; from the coding sequence GTGAGCGGCACCACGCCGGTGGCTCTGCCCGAGACCTGGCCGGTGTGGGCGGCCGATCCGGCCTGGACGGCCATCGATCTGCTGTCGGACGTGCACCTGCACGCCGACATGCCGCGCACCTTCGCGGCCTGGCGCGATCATCTGCTGCACACGCCGGCCCAGGCGGTGCTGATGCTGGGCGACCTGTTCGAGGTGTGGGTGGGCGACGACGCCCGCCACAGCGGCTTCGAGGCGCAATGCCTGGCCGTGCTGCAGCAGGCCAGCGCCCGGCGCGTGCTGGCTTTTCTGCCCGGCAACCGCGATTTTCTGGTGGGCGACGCCCTGCTGGCCGAAGCCGGCATGCAGCGCCTGGCTGACCCCACCGTGTTGCAGGCCTGGGGCCAGCGCTGGCTGCTGAGCCACGGCGACGCCTTGTGCCTGGCCGACACCGAGTACCAGCGCTTTCGCACCCTGGTGCGCGGCGCCAGCTGGCAGGCCGGCTTTCTGGGCCAGCCACTGGCCGAACGTCAGGCCCAGGCGCGTGCGATGCGCGACGCCAGTGCGGCGCGTCAGGCCAGCCAGACAGCCGCCGACTGGGGCGAGGTGGACCACCCCGCCGCCGCACAGTGGCTGGCAGCGGCCGATGCGACCGCCCTGATCCACGGCCACACCCACCGCCCGGGCCGCCATGCGCTGCCTGGCGGTGGCGTGCGCCATGTGCTGGGCGACTGGGACTTCGACCATGGCCCGGCCCCGCGCGCCCGCATCCTGCGGCTCACGCGCGACGGCCTGCACACCCTCGACCTGGGCGCATGA
- a CDS encoding acetyl-CoA carboxylase carboxyltransferase subunit alpha: MSKRHFLEFEQPIAELETKIEELRYVQSESAVDISDEIERLDKKSQQLAKEIYSNLSPWQVTQIARHPQRPYTLDYVNELFTDFQEMHGDRHYADDLSIVGGLARFNGQACMVIGNQKGRDTKERAARNFGMPRPEGYRKALRLMKLAEKFGLPVFTFVDTPGAYPGIGAEERGQSEAIGRNIFEMAQLEVPIVTTIIGEGGSGGALAISVADQLLMLQFAVYSVISPEGCASILWKTSERASDAAEALGITAHRLKALGLIDKVISEPVGGAHRDVRQMASQLKRGLAEALRQVSDLKTKELLQRRYDRLQAYGRYSDTKER, translated from the coding sequence ATGAGCAAACGACACTTCCTCGAATTCGAGCAACCGATCGCCGAACTCGAGACCAAGATCGAAGAACTGCGCTACGTGCAGTCTGAATCGGCGGTTGACATCTCCGACGAGATTGAACGGCTCGACAAGAAGAGCCAGCAACTCGCCAAGGAGATCTACAGCAACCTGTCGCCCTGGCAGGTGACGCAGATTGCCCGCCACCCGCAGCGCCCGTACACGCTGGACTACGTGAACGAGCTGTTCACCGATTTCCAGGAGATGCACGGCGACCGCCACTATGCCGACGACCTGTCCATCGTCGGTGGCCTGGCGCGCTTCAACGGCCAGGCCTGCATGGTCATCGGCAACCAGAAGGGCCGCGACACCAAGGAGCGCGCCGCGCGCAACTTCGGCATGCCGCGCCCCGAGGGCTACCGCAAGGCGCTGCGCCTGATGAAGCTGGCCGAGAAGTTCGGCCTGCCGGTGTTCACCTTCGTCGACACCCCCGGCGCCTACCCCGGCATCGGCGCCGAAGAGCGTGGCCAGAGCGAGGCCATCGGCCGCAACATCTTCGAGATGGCGCAGCTCGAGGTGCCCATCGTCACCACCATCATCGGTGAAGGCGGCTCGGGCGGCGCGCTGGCCATCAGCGTGGCCGACCAGCTGCTGATGTTGCAGTTTGCGGTGTACTCGGTGATCTCGCCCGAAGGCTGCGCCAGCATCCTGTGGAAGACCTCCGAGCGCGCCAGCGATGCCGCCGAGGCCCTGGGCATCACCGCGCACCGGCTCAAGGCCCTGGGCCTGATCGACAAGGTGATCAGCGAGCCGGTGGGCGGCGCGCACCGCGATGTGCGCCAGATGGCCTCGCAGCTCAAGCGTGGTCTGGCCGAGGCGCTGCGCCAGGTGTCCGACCTCAAGACCAAAGAGCTGCTGCAGCGTCGCTACGACCGCCTGCAGGCCTACGGCCGCTACAGCGACACCAAGGAGCGCTGA
- a CDS encoding tetratricopeptide repeat protein, with translation MPLLAALLSPAAQATEGPADARAIEQQYRHGDPAQALQRLNTALAARPGDAALRFLQGVLLAEGGQSSQAAATFERLTQEFPDLPEPHNNLAVLHAAAGRLDAARAALETALQLDPAYRAAHENLGDVYVRLAARAYAAAADAARPEPALQRKLQLARDLARSLPAAAGQPR, from the coding sequence ATGCCCCTGCTGGCCGCACTGCTCAGCCCGGCCGCCCAGGCCACTGAAGGCCCGGCCGACGCCCGCGCCATCGAGCAGCAGTACCGCCATGGCGACCCGGCGCAGGCGCTGCAGCGCCTGAACACTGCGCTGGCGGCGCGCCCGGGCGATGCGGCGCTGCGCTTTCTGCAAGGCGTGCTGCTGGCCGAAGGCGGGCAGTCGAGCCAGGCCGCAGCCACCTTCGAGCGCCTGACCCAGGAGTTTCCTGACCTGCCCGAGCCGCACAACAACCTGGCCGTGCTGCACGCCGCAGCCGGCCGGCTGGACGCCGCGCGCGCCGCGCTCGAAACCGCCCTGCAGCTCGACCCCGCCTACCGCGCGGCCCACGAGAACCTGGGCGACGTGTACGTGCGCCTGGCCGCGCGTGCCTATGCCGCCGCGGCCGATGCCGCCCGCCCCGAACCCGCGCTGCAGCGCAAGCTGCAACTTGCCCGCGACCTGGCGCGCAGCCTGCCCGCTGCGGCCGGCCAGCCGCGCTGA
- a CDS encoding DNA-3-methyladenine glycosylase family protein: MPKTPAAPAAASAAAPEGFTPAYWDDACRHLAKRDRVMKKLIPQFGEARLQSRGDAFITLARSIVGQQISVKAAQSVWERFVAAAGGPVAQLSPTAVLALDTPALRGAGLSARKAEYLCDLARHFDAGQVHVAQWQQMDDEAIIDELVAIRGIGRWTAEMFLIFHLMRPNVMPLDDVGLIKGISLSYFSGEPVSRAEAREVGEAWAPYRSVATWYLWRSLDPLPVDY; the protein is encoded by the coding sequence GTGCCCAAGACCCCTGCCGCGCCAGCGGCGGCCTCGGCCGCCGCGCCCGAAGGTTTTACCCCGGCCTACTGGGACGACGCCTGCCGCCACCTGGCCAAGCGCGACCGGGTGATGAAGAAGCTGATCCCGCAGTTTGGCGAGGCCCGTCTGCAGAGCCGGGGCGATGCCTTCATCACGCTGGCGCGGTCCATCGTCGGCCAGCAGATCTCGGTGAAGGCCGCGCAATCGGTGTGGGAGCGTTTCGTGGCCGCGGCAGGCGGCCCGGTGGCGCAGCTTTCGCCCACCGCGGTGCTGGCGCTCGACACTCCCGCGCTGCGCGGCGCCGGCCTGTCGGCGCGCAAGGCCGAGTACCTGTGCGACCTGGCCCGTCACTTCGACGCCGGCCAGGTGCATGTGGCGCAGTGGCAGCAGATGGATGACGAGGCCATCATCGACGAACTGGTGGCCATTCGCGGCATCGGCCGCTGGACGGCCGAGATGTTCCTGATCTTCCACCTGATGCGGCCCAACGTGATGCCGCTCGACGACGTGGGCCTGATCAAGGGCATCTCGCTGAGCTACTTCAGTGGCGAGCCCGTGTCGCGTGCCGAGGCGCGCGAGGTGGGCGAGGCCTGGGCCCCGTACCGATCGGTGGCCACCTGGTACCTGTGGCGCAGCCTCGACCCGCTGCCGGTAGACTACTGA